GCGCAGGCCGAGGCGATCCCCGCCGACGGGCTCGGCGACGACGACCGTGTCACGCGCGACGTGCTGATCCACTCGGCCCGCTCGGAGGCGGCCCCACTGGTCGACAGGCACCTGGAGTTCACCGTCTCCGGGCATGCCGGGCCCGTGGCGGGCGTGCTGGCCACGCTGGCGTACACCAGCCTGCGCACCCCGCGCAGCGAACGCGACTACCTGAGCCGGATGACGGGGATCCGGGCGTATGTCGACGGCATCACCGTGCGCGCGTCGGCCGGCGTGGCGTCAGGGCGCGTGCCCACCCGCCGCGGCGTCGAGCAGACGATCGAGCGGGTGCGCGCCTACCTCGCCACGCCCGCCGACGACGACCTGATGGTGGCGCCCGCCGCGGGCACCGGCGTCGAGGACGACGTCCGCGCACTCGTCTCCGACAGCATCCGCCCGGCGTTCGCGGCCCTGCTGGAGACGCTGTCCGGCCCGGTGCTGGCGGCGGCCCGCCCGGACGAGCGCAGCGGACTGCTGCACCTGCCGGACGGCGGCGAGATGTACGCGCGCGCCGTCGCGGCACACACCACGACGTCGCGGACGCCTGATGAGCTGCACCGCCTCGGGCTGGACCTCCTCGCGCAGCTGCGCGAGGAGTTCTCGGTGCTGGGGGAGAAGGTGTTCGGCATCGGCGACTTCGACGCGATCGTCGACAAGCTGCGCACTGATCCGGAGCTGCGCTACGCGTCGGCCGACGACATCGTCGCCGACGCGCGTGCGGCGGTGGCCCGGGCCGAGGCGGCGCTGCCGGACTGGTTCGGCCGCATCCCGTCGGCGGACTGCGTGGTCGAGCCGATGAACGCGGTGGTCGCGCCCG
This Jiangella alba DNA region includes the following protein-coding sequences:
- a CDS encoding DUF885 domain-containing protein; translation: MPEPAPIARLADDYLETASSANPFTASVFGVPGYDDRVPDLGEAAELSAGERLLDLAAQAEAIPADGLGDDDRVTRDVLIHSARSEAAPLVDRHLEFTVSGHAGPVAGVLATLAYTSLRTPRSERDYLSRMTGIRAYVDGITVRASAGVASGRVPTRRGVEQTIERVRAYLATPADDDLMVAPAAGTGVEDDVRALVSDSIRPAFAALLETLSGPVLAAARPDERSGLLHLPDGGEMYARAVAAHTTTSRTPDELHRLGLDLLAQLREEFSVLGEKVFGIGDFDAIVDKLRTDPELRYASADDIVADARAAVARAEAALPDWFGRIPSADCVVEPMNAVVAPAAVIGEYMPPAGERPGQYNVNTYQPRTRTRFEYETLSFHEGVPGHHLQFAAAQELTRLPAFRRYLYIAAFGEGWGLYAERLADEMGLYSDDLFRFGMLSCDAWRACRLVVDTGLHHHGWTRQQAIDFMLANSAVSPPNVVNEVDRYIAWPGQALAYMTGRLEIDALRRSARERLGGRFDIRAFHDAVLGNGAVPLAVLSTEIHRWIGDQAAHPGS